DNA from Lentibacillus amyloliquefaciens:
CGGCATGGGCCATTGAGAGCGATCCTTCCACATGTTTATGAGGGTTGCCTTCTGTTTCACATTTGATTGTGTAGCCGGCATTTCCTGTCCCGGTTCCATTTGGACAGCCTCCCTGACTGACAAAACCATCGATCACACGGTGAAATGTCAAGTTGTCATAAAAATCACTGTTAGCAAGTTTCTCAAAATTTGCAGCCGTGTTTGGTGCTTCATTTGGATAAAGTTCAAATTCAATTTTATTCCCATTTTCCATTATAATATAACCTGTCTTCTGCAAGGTTCACATCCCCTTTTATCAATTTTTTTGAATAACCTCTATATTATTTTAGCTGACCTCTCCGGAGAAAACAACAACATCACTCGTATGAAATATCGTTTTTTACAACATCGTGATAAGTTTCACGTTTAACCACGAGCTTATCATTCCCATCTTCCACAAAGACGGCAGCGGGTTTAGCAAAGCGATTATAATGATTGGCCATTGAATAACCATATGCACCTGTTGAAAAAACAGCTAAAATATCATCACTGTCAATTTCCGGCACTGAAAGATCCCATATTAGCATGTCCCCGGATTCGCAGCATTTTCCGGCCACAGAAACGGACTCGGAAGCCGGCAGAGCTGCTTTGTTTGCCAGGACGGCTTCATATTTAGCCTGATACAACGCCGGGCGTATGTTATCAGTCATGCCGCCATCAACTGAAATATACTTTCGCACGCCGGGTATTTCTTTCATTGATCCCACTGAATACAGCGTTATACCTGCATTACCGACAATTGAACGCCCTGGTTCAATCCATATTTCAGGCATAGGAAGATTGAATGATTCAGACTGATCCTGAACTGCCGTTACGATTTTATTGACATGTTCAGCATAAGACAGGGGCTGATCGTCCTCTGTATAACGAATACCAAAGCCGCCGCCAAGGTTCAGAACTTCCGGAACAAAATTATATTCGGCATGCCATTCAGCTAATTTATGAAACAGTATATCAGCGGAAAGCTGGAATACTTCTGTTTCAAATATCTGTGATCCGATATGATTGTGCAGCCCTTTAAAATTAATTTTTTCGTGTTCGTATAATTGTAAAAATGCTTTATCAGCTTGCCCGTTTTCTAAGCTGAATCCAAATTTGGAATCCTCATTTCCGGTCACAATATATTGATGAGTATTAGGCTCAATTCCCGGTGTTACACGCATCAAGACACTTATGGTTTTATCTTTTTCCTGAAGAATATGACTGATTAGATCAATTTCTTGAAAATTATCGACCACAATACAGCCAATGTCATTATCTATGGCCATTTCAAGTTCTTCATAGCTTTTATTGTTGCCATGCAGATGAATTTTTTTAACAGGAAAATCCGCCAACAGTGCTGTGTACAATTCTCCCTGTGACACAACATCAAGACTCAAGTTCTCCTGTCTGATAACTTGAAGCATTGCAACAGAAGAAAATGCTTTACTCGCATATGCGACCTGCGCGCGTACACCCAGCTCCTGAAAAGTATTGACAAACGCACGGCAATTTTCCCGTATTAACGAAACATCAAAAACGTATAATGGCGTGCCATACTTATTGGCAAGCTCCACGGCATCCATCCCGCCGATTGCTAAATGTCCTGCTTCATTTATTGTATATGGATGATGGTCCAATATCATATTCTATTCCTCCAGTTCCATAACAGTCAATTGCTTCAAATTGATAATCACAAATTCCGTTTTAATCAGATAACACTTCTATCCTGTTAAAGCGTAAAAATACTTTATCATATAAAAACCAAAAAAAAAAGTGAAATCGGCACGGGGAACCCCGGTCAGCACCCGGGCCCTTAACTCGACCGATTGCACTTTTTTCCTGCTATTTCGGCTGTCTGAAGTCATTTTTGGGGCGCACAACACTTGGACGTCGGTTGGAATACGGTATCGGAACACGGAAAATAATCTCTGTCATACCTTTTGCCTCAAAAGGAATAAATGGCCACATATATGGCGTATGCAACGATCTTAACTTGGCCAGATAAAGAATATAAAGGGTGAAGCTGACAGAAAAGCCGGTTAAACCAAAAAATGCCGTTGCAAGGATTAATATAAGCCTGGCAATTTTATTGGCGACACCCAATTCATAACTCGGTGTGACGTATACACCGATGGCACTCACAGCTACATATAAAATAGCCTCCGGACCAAATAATCCAACATCAATGGCGATCTGTCCGATCAGCACTGCTGCAATCAATCCCATTGATGTGGCCAGCGGAGTAGGAGTGTGGATAGCCGCCATCCGCAGAAATTCGATCCCCAAGTCGGCCAAAATAATCTGAACAGCAATGGGAATCGTTCCTTCTTCCTTAGGACCTATAAATGAAAGTTCCCCGGGCAAAAGGTTCGGTTCCAGAGCGAATAGAAGCCATAATGGCAAAAGAAAAATGGAAATCATAATACCTATAAACCTTGTCCAGCGCATTAAAGTCCCTATTAATGGTGTTTGACGATATTCCTCTGCGTGTTGAACGTGATGAAAAAAAGTCGTTGGCAGAATGATGACACTTGGGGAGGTATCGACAATCAGTACGACATGTCCTTCCATCAGATGTGTTGCAGCAACGTCAGGACGTTCTGTATAGCGGACCAGCGGATACGGCCGCCATTTGGGACCGTTCATATATTCTTCCAGCGTTTTATCAGTCATTGTGATGCCATCAATTTCAATCTGGTTGAGTTTGGTTTTTACTGTTTCAATAAGATCTTTGTTTGTAATGTCCTCAATATAACATAAAGTGACATCTGTCTTCGATCGTTCTCCCACTTTCAGCATTTCATGACGAAGCCTTGCATCCCGGATTCTTCTTCTGGTTAAGGCCGTATTTTCAATAATGTTTTCTGTATAACCGTCGCGCGATCCCCTGACAACATGTTCGGTATCAGGTTCCTGCGGTGTACGCCCCGGGTAATTCCGAACATCGACAATAAATGCATAACGTATGCCATCAACGAAAATGACAATCAATCCTGATAACATTTGATCGACTGCCTCATCAAGTGATTCCGTCCGTTCAACCTGCTGATAAATAATCCGATTTTCGATAATTTCCGGCACTTTTTTCATATTTGATTCGTAATCGTTAATTTGAACGAGTTGCCGCATGAGTTGTTGTACAACCGAAGCATCACAAAGCCCGGTGACATAATACAATTGAATTTTTGTTTTTAATATTACCAATTCCCGAAAACCAAAATCGAATGATGTTCCCAATCCAACGTAATCTTTCATATATTGTTCATTTTTATCAATTTTTGCATATATACGACTTTCATTCTTATTTGAACGCATGAAAATCCAACTCTCCAGTTGTTGTATTTGACCGGCTTGTAAAGTTTTAAACTCTTTGGGGCTACTTTTAAACATTGGTCTAAAACCGCTTGTTTATTTTACAAAAATGGTCCATTGGAATAAAGATCCGGCAATTTTACCAAAAACAATGGCCATTAATAACCACAGCAGTTTTTCTTCAAGCCGAATTCGTTTTGACATAATCGGAAATACATTCAGCACTTCTGTTAAAGCGGCGGCTAGCATCCCATTGAAAATCCCGTGAAATACGCCCCAGAGTACGAGCAATATAATAGGCTGATTAAATGATACCTCGGCAAAAGAAAAATAGGTCCCAAGTAATGAACCAAGAATGATGCTTGCGATATAAGCCGGTATGAGCTCAGCCGTCTTGCTTAACTGGATCAGCCGCGGAATAACACCCAACAATGTTAAAAAAGCAACAAAACCGCCTCCTACAGCAATACCAGCAGCAAAACCGATAAGAACTTCCAGCAAGTTAATAACAATATCAGCTATCATTTTAGCTTATTCTCGAAATGACTGAGATATTGATCGATGTTCTGCTGGTAATTAAAGATTTCAACTTCAAGCGGACTGGGTTCTTCATTAATACGCTTCTTAAACCAATGATTAAAAAACAGCAGCATGCCTGCTCCAAGGCCAATCGAGTAAGGAATTTGGATCCATAGAGGGTACTTGCTTCTAACACCTGTCAGCAAAAAATGAAGTTTTTGCTGCACTTCCTGCATGCTGACATCGTAATGAAAATTCATGATCGTCATCGCTGCCCCGATAAAAAGAAGCAACCAGACAAATGAGACAATTAACAGGTTAGGCGATTTCTTATGTTTTTGTATTCTGATAAGAGTATGTGATGGGCCGATAACCTGAAATTCAAGGTTGTTGTACGCTTCATTCAAGTGATCGATAACTAAAAAACTGTCGATAATGACAACATTCCGGTCTTTATTGGTAATACGGTAAATCGGCGTTTTATCCAAATCTTTTTTTAATGGTGAGACAGTGGAAATATACGCGATATCCTCGAGCGTCACTTTTTTTAAATAAGATGTTTCAATATTTTTCTTCATGCGCAAATAGACGATATCTGACATCCGGGCCTCATCCTTTGTAAGATGTTATATCGGTAGTATTAGCTAAGAACTGCATAATTATCACAAAAAAGCTATCCTGATTAAATCATCAGGACAGCTCTTGATTATGGATTCATGTTTATTTTTATATCGTTTAATATCTTCTTTTCGAGTCTTGAAACCTGTACCTGCGATATACCGAGTCTGTCAGCTACTTCTGATTGCGTCCGGTCTTTAAAATACCGCAAATAGAGAATAAGACGTTCTCGTTCCTCCAGACCCCTTATCGCTTCCTGCAGGGTTAATTTATCAAACCATTTCGTGTCATCATCGGCTATCTGATCCAGCAATGTAATTGGGTCTCCATCATTCTCGAAAACTGTTTCATGGATCGAATGTGGTGACTTTGCAGCTTCTTCAGCATGGACCACTTCTTCCGATGTTATATGAAGCGATTCAGCAATTTCCATTACAGTTGGCGTCCGTCCAATCTTTTTTGTTAATTCCTCCCGTTTTTTACGTATTTTATTCCCGGTTTCTTTTAAAGAACGGCTTACTTTCACACTGCCATCATCTCGAATAAACCGCTGTATTTCACCGATAATCATCGGCACGGCATAGGTGGAAAATTTAACATCATAGGTTAAATCAAATTTATCGATTCCTTTTATAAGACCGATACTCCCAATTTGAAATAAATCATCTGGATCATACCCGCGATTGATAAACCGTTGGACAACTGACCAAACAAGCCTGACATTATGTTCGACCAGCAAATCGCGCGCCTGTTTGTCACCTTGCTGGCTTCTCTGGATATATGTCTTCACTTGTTCGTCGGTTAATGATTCATGACGATTTTCATTTTGAACATTTACATCCATAGGCATCCCTATTTAGAGACCGTTTTTTTTGATAGTTGTTTAGTCATATGAACGGTTGTACCATTTTCGGGAGTTGATATAACATCCAGATCATCCATAAAATTCTCGATGATGGTAAATCCCATACCGGATCTTTCCAGTTCGGGTTTCGACGTATAGAGCGGTTGTCTTGCTTCCTCTACATTACCGATGCCGATCCCTTGTCCTTAATGGTCAATTCCACTTCGCCATCATAAAGCACGCAAGCAATGGAAACATGATAACCCGGTTCATTGTTATAGCCGTGGATAATTGCGTTCGTTACAGCCTCCGAAACAACGGTTTTAATTTCGGTCAACTCGTCCATTGTCGGGTCCAGCTGTGCTACAAATGAAGCAACTGTCACCCTCGCAAAGGATTCATTTTCACTTACACTGGCAAATTCAACAAACATTTCATTTTTCATGAAGCCACCCCCAACGTAAATAACGCGTGTTCTTCGTTCTCCTCTAATCTTACAATTTTAAATATCCCTGACATATCAAACAATCGACGAACAGGTTGAGATATGGAACAAACGACCATCTCCCCTCCCAGCTGCAGGACCTCCTTATATCTTCCAAGAACGACTCCGAGACCGGAACTATCCATAAATGATACAGCTTCAAGATTCAAGACAATATGTTTAATGGTGTTGGTATACATCATGTCTTTCCATTCGTTTCTTAAACTTTCTGCTTCATGATGATCCAGTTCGCCAACCATTCTGACAATCAGAACATCCTGTTTAACGTTAAACGAAGTAGTCAACCCCATCTTATTTCCTCCCCATTTTTTCGTTCAAAAAGTGCATGTTCAAAAAGAGGATAACAAGTATCGAGAATTTCGAGGCGGCGCAGTTTCTAGTAGAGCGCACTGTATGCTGTATACCTTTAGATACATGAGCACAAGAAATGCTTCACGGAATCCGCATCGCACACGAGCATTTAGTGGTTTTCTTTTCCAAGGAACAGAGAAACAAGCCAACTAGAAACATCGATGTGTCGTTGTTACCGGACTTTTTGAACAGCCTCTTACAAAGATTACTTCGGCGCAGTGCTTATCAATTCCTGCCTCTTGACAAAAGAAGAAAAAATTCGTTTAGATGCTTTTTAATTCACCATTTTTTGCATGGTTCGTTTTAATAACGTTATATATGTGGCTTTTTTCACATCATGATCAGCAACCAACGGTGTTTTCGTTAACAATTGGTCATTATTTTTCACAACCAACTCACCTATTTTATCCCCTTTACTGAGCGGAAGTTCCACGTTATCTTCCAGGTTTACTGACGTTGAGATATTGTTGTTCTGTTCACCTTTTCGATGAATGGTACTGATTGATTCTGAAGATACAGCATTGACGGAATCCTCTTCGGCTTTCAAGAACTCCAGGGAAGCAATTGTCTCTCCATTGTCATATAAGTTGTTGGTTTCAAAATGATTGAAAGCATAATCAAACATTTTAGTGATATTTGCGTTGCGTTCTTTTGTCGTTTCCGCCCCATTACAACTGCAATAACACGCATGCCTTCTTTTTCACCGGTAGCTGTCAGACAGTATTTCGCTTCATTGGTATAGCCCGTTTTTAAACCATCAGCCCCGGGATACGATTTAACCAGTTTATTTGTATTTACCAGCCAGAACTCTTCTTCTTCACCCTCGCGCAAATAATCATCATATATGGATGTATAATCTGTTATGGATTCATACTTTAATAATTCTTTGGCCATAATTGCCATATCATAGGCGGTACTGTAATGATCGTCCGCCGGAAGTCCGGTCGAATTCCGGAAGTTGGTATTTTCCAGTCCGAGTGCTTTTGCTTTATTATTCATTTCTTCGACAAACGCTTTTTCACTGCCGGCAATACGTTCTGCTAAAGCGACACTTGCATCATTTGCTGAGGCAACGGCTACGGCTTTAAGCAAATCGTTGACGCTCATCTCTTCTCCTGTCTCAAGGAAAACCTGTGATCCTCCCATTGATGCTGCCTGTTC
Protein-coding regions in this window:
- a CDS encoding peptidylprolyl isomerase is translated as MENGNKIEFELYPNEAPNTAANFEKLANSDFYDNLTFHRVIDGFVSQGGCPNGTGTGNAGYTIKCETEGNPHKHVEGSLSMAHAGKDTGSCQFFIVHDSQPHLDGVHTVFGQVTSGVEFAKAMKNGDVMKEVRVTAE
- the lysA gene encoding diaminopimelate decarboxylase; the protein is MILDHHPYTINEAGHLAIGGMDAVELANKYGTPLYVFDVSLIRENCRAFVNTFQELGVRAQVAYASKAFSSVAMLQVIRQENLSLDVVSQGELYTALLADFPVKKIHLHGNNKSYEELEMAIDNDIGCIVVDNFQEIDLISHILQEKDKTISVLMRVTPGIEPNTHQYIVTGNEDSKFGFSLENGQADKAFLQLYEHEKINFKGLHNHIGSQIFETEVFQLSADILFHKLAEWHAEYNFVPEVLNLGGGFGIRYTEDDQPLSYAEHVNKIVTAVQDQSESFNLPMPEIWIEPGRSIVGNAGITLYSVGSMKEIPGVRKYISVDGGMTDNIRPALYQAKYEAVLANKAALPASESVSVAGKCCESGDMLIWDLSVPEIDSDDILAVFSTGAYGYSMANHYNRFAKPAAVFVEDGNDKLVVKRETYHDVVKNDISYE
- a CDS encoding spore germination protein translates to MRSNKNESRIYAKIDKNEQYMKDYVGLGTSFDFGFRELVILKTKIQLYYVTGLCDASVVQQLMRQLVQINDYESNMKKVPEIIENRIIYQQVERTESLDEAVDQMLSGLIVIFVDGIRYAFIVDVRNYPGRTPQEPDTEHVVRGSRDGYTENIIENTALTRRRIRDARLRHEMLKVGERSKTDVTLCYIEDITNKDLIETVKTKLNQIEIDGITMTDKTLEEYMNGPKWRPYPLVRYTERPDVAATHLMEGHVVLIVDTSPSVIILPTTFFHHVQHAEEYRQTPLIGTLMRWTRFIGIMISIFLLPLWLLFALEPNLLPGELSFIGPKEEGTIPIAVQIILADLGIEFLRMAAIHTPTPLATSMGLIAAVLIGQIAIDVGLFGPEAILYVAVSAIGVYVTPSYELGVANKIARLILILATAFFGLTGFSVSFTLYILYLAKLRSLHTPYMWPFIPFEAKGMTEIIFRVPIPYSNRRPSVVRPKNDFRQPK
- a CDS encoding stage V sporulation protein AB, whose protein sequence is MIADIVINLLEVLIGFAAGIAVGGGFVAFLTLLGVIPRLIQLSKTAELIPAYIASIILGSLLGTYFSFAEVSFNQPIILLVLWGVFHGIFNGMLAAALTEVLNVFPIMSKRIRLEEKLLWLLMAIVFGKIAGSLFQWTIFVK
- a CDS encoding stage V sporulation protein AA; the encoded protein is MSDIVYLRMKKNIETSYLKKVTLEDIAYISTVSPLKKDLDKTPIYRITNKDRNVVIIDSFLVIDHLNEAYNNLEFQVIGPSHTLIRIQKHKKSPNLLIVSFVWLLLFIGAAMTIMNFHYDVSMQEVQQKLHFLLTGVRSKYPLWIQIPYSIGLGAGMLLFFNHWFKKRINEEPSPLEVEIFNYQQNIDQYLSHFENKLK
- the sigF gene encoding RNA polymerase sporulation sigma factor SigF, producing the protein MDVNVQNENRHESLTDEQVKTYIQRSQQGDKQARDLLVEHNVRLVWSVVQRFINRGYDPDDLFQIGSIGLIKGIDKFDLTYDVKFSTYAVPMIIGEIQRFIRDDGSVKVSRSLKETGNKIRKKREELTKKIGRTPTVMEIAESLHITSEEVVHAEEAAKSPHSIHETVFENDGDPITLLDQIADDDTKWFDKLTLQEAIRGLEERERLILYLRYFKDRTQSEVADRLGISQVQVSRLEKKILNDIKINMNP
- the spoIIAA gene encoding anti-sigma F factor antagonist; protein product: MGLTTSFNVKQDVLIVRMVGELDHHEAESLRNEWKDMMYTNTIKHIVLNLEAVSFMDSSGLGVVLGRYKEVLQLGGEMVVCSISQPVRRLFDMSGIFKIVRLEENEEHALFTLGVAS